In Chloroflexota bacterium, the sequence AACTCGCGCACGCCCACTTACGCGGCATTGAAATTACAGATTGATAATTGGCGCTGGAAAGGTGTGCCCTTCTACCTGCGCTCCGGCAAGGCCATGAACCGTAAAACCACCGAGGTCATCATCGAATTTCAGAAACCACCCCATTTGATGTTTGGTCTCTCGGGCGCCAGTGAATTTTCGCCGAATATGATCTCTTTGTGCATCCAGCCCGATGAGGGCATCTATCTGAAATTCCAGGCCAAAACTCCCGGCTCAGACGAAGATATGCGCTCAGTCAATATGCAGTTCCAGTATCAGGATGCCTTCAAAGGTGACCCTCTGCCGGATGCCTACGAACGCCTGCTCGAAGAGGCCATCCAGTCTGACGCTTCACTCTTCACGCGCAGCGATGGCATTGAAGCTGCCTGGCATTTAATCGATCCGGTGATTCATCTATGGGAAGACAAACAGCAATCTGGCCCACTGGCAACTTACGAACCGGGGAGTTGGGGACCATTCCGGGCCGAAGAAATGCTATCGCAAGATGGGCGCACGTGGCGTGCGGGCTGTGGGCGCGTCAAGAGTGGCATTACGCTGAATGTTAAAGCCTGATTTATGCCCTAACCCCCAACCCCTCTCCCAAAATTAAAAGAGGGGAGCAGGTAAGTTTCAGACAACCAGAATGAAATTGGTGCGTTTCCCCTCTCCTGGAATCATGAGGGGGTACAGGCCAAATCATCCCAAACCTATGGCAATCATTCAAACCTACCCCACCCCCGATGATCTCGCCCGCGCCGCCACGGAATTATTCGTCACGCTGGCTCAGGAATCGATCCGCGATCACGGGCATTTCTCCGTTGCCCTGGCCGGAGGCTCTACGCCGCGCGCCATGTATCAAAACCTGGCGACGATCGAGTTTGCCCAGCAAGTTAATTGGGAGCGGGTGCATGTTTTCTGGGGTGATGAACGCTGCGTTCCCCCCGATAGCGAAGACAGCAACTATCGCATGGCCCACGATGCTTTTTTGAAAGTCGTCGCCATCCCATCAGAGAATATCCACCGCATCCACGGCGAAGCCAAACCCCATCAGGCCGCGCAAGATTATCAAACGGCCATGCGCAAATTCTTCGCCCCCAAACCCACCCGCTTCGACCTGATTTTCCTGGGCATGGGTGACGACGGGCACACGGCCTCTATCTTCCCCGGCACTCCCGCCGTTCACGAAGACGAAAAACTGGTCATGGCACAATACGTTGAAAAACTGGGGAGTTGGCGCATCACGTTCACGCCTGCGCTGATCAACGCCGCCGCCAATGTCGCCTTTCTGGTCTCTGGCGAAAAGAAAGCCTACCGTCTGCGGCAAGTCATTGTGGGCCGCTATCAGCCCAACGAGCTTCCCGCCCAAATTATACGTCCTGCCGTCGGCAAATTACGCTGGCTGCTCGATGAAGCCGCAGGAATCCATTTATCATGAAAGCCAAACTCCTCTCCCAAAGCGTCGGCCCCTGGCCGATGAACACCTACGTTGTGATCTGCGAAGAAACCGCCACAAGCGCCGTGATTGACCCCGGCGCAGAAGTGGAGAGCATTTTAGCGCTGACCGCCGGAACGCGCATCGACAAGATTTTGCTCACACACGGGCATTTCGATCATGTGGACGCGCTGGACGAATTGTTGGAAACTGTGCCCGCGCCGGTGTATCTACACCCGGCGGACGCCGAGAAATTTGGCCTGGAATTCAATACTCCGCTCGCGGATGGGTTGCACATCCCGGTGGGGAATCTCACCCTCCGAGCCATACACGCGCCCGGCCACACCCCCGGACAGATTTGCTTCGACCTCGGCGATGGACGCGTCATTTCGGGCGACACCATCTTCGTCGGTGGCCCCGGCAAAACCTGGTCAGCGACAGAATTCGCCCAGACCATGCACACCATGCAAACCATCGCCTTCGCCTGGCCCGATGAGACGCAATTCTTCCCCGGCCACGGCCCCAGCGGAATTATCGGCCAGGAGCGCCCGGCCTTTGAAACTTTCCTGGCCCGCGGCTGGGATGAAAATCTCTTCGGCGATGTAACCTGGGCCTAAATTTGATATAATCTATCCACTTTCAAAATTTAAGCCATAAAGTACCCAGAGAGAATTCTCAAAAACTCTGTGCTCTCTGTGGCAAACAAAAGATTCGCTCCTATGTCAAAACCCTACTACCTGACCCCCATTCTACTGATAACCTTCTTACTGGTATCCGTATCGCCCGCGCACGCCGCCGAGAGCGTCTGCCTGCCGGGTGCGTACCCCAATATCACCAGCGATTGCCTGCCCTCCGGCCCGGCGCAAGTACTCACCGATCTGGCTTCCAACGGCTTTACCTATCCCGTAGCGCCAATTGCTGCCAGCCCCCCAGATATTAATCTTACCTTTGTACCCTCTCTTTACGCGCAGGTGCGCGAGCGCAATGCCCCGGTGTACGGCACACTTGAAGATGCCATCACCGGAAAGTACAGTACCGCCGCCAGTTATATAGACTCGGCCTTCAGCTATATCTCCTACTATCAAGATACGGTAGTCGATGGGGCGCGTTTTTACGAAATTGATACCAACGCCTGGATGACCGCCAACGATGTCATCCGCGTCACGCCGCCGCGTTTTCAAGGTTATACATTCACCCGCACACCCGCGCAAACCTTCGGCTGGGTATTAACCTATCTCAGTCAGAGCGGATACGCAGAAACCAAACGCACGCCCGGCGATGCCAACCAGGATTACACCGGACATCAACTCAATAATCATGACCTGATCTGGGTATACGGCGCGGCAACCATCGATGAGAGCGAATGGTATTTGGTTGGCCCCGACGAGTGGCTGCCCGAAAGCGTAGTCGCCCGCGTGATCCCCAACACCACCCCGCCCGAAGGCATCACCACTGGGCGCTGGATGGAAGTCAATCTTTTTGAACAGACGATTGCTGTCTACGATAATTACGAACTGGTTTTTGCTACCCTGATTGCTTCTGGTTCGGACCCCTTCTGGACGCGTCCGGGCGTGTTCCAGATTTACGAAAAACTTGATACCACTCCCATGCGCGGCTCCTTCGAGGCCGACCGCTCCGATGCCTACTACCTCGAAGATGTCCCCTGGACGATGTACTTCGACCAGCGCCGCGCTCTGCATGGCGCCTATTGGCGCGCCAACCTGGGCTTCCCTCAGTCGCACGGCTGCGTCAATCTCGCCATCGGTGATGCGCGCTGGCTCTTCGATTGGGCCGAACTCGGCGATTGGGTTTACGTCTGGGACCCCTCCGGTAAAACTCCCACCGACCCCGAATTCTACGGCGAGGGCGGGGCGTGATATAAATTTTAGCGGATTGGCAAGTTTAATATCAACCCGCTACCTTCCCCCTTATGCTCACCCTTCCCGAAAAAGTTATCTTCACCCTGGCTGTCGTCGCCAGCGGCTACTCCACCTGGCGCGGTATTCAACGCGTGATTGCAATCATCAGCCAGGGGCATGGCAACCCCGACTGGAAGTTGATTCCTGAGCGATTATTCGCGACTCTTGCCAACACGCTCACCCTACGCCCCACCTGGCGTCTGCGCTTCGGGGTCAGTTTGCTGCACGCTTTGGTCGTCTGGGGGTTCACCTACTACCTGCTGGTCAATCTGGGCGATGTGCTCACCGCCTACATCCCTAATTTTCACTTTTTGGGAGCCGGATTATTGGGCAATATTTATCGATTGCTAGCCGACCTGCTTAGCATTGGCGTACTCGTCGGGATGGCTTCCCTGCTGATGCGGCGCTTCGTTTTTCGCCCGCGGGTGCTGACTCACGCCGAAGATATATTGCTCCACCCCAGAGCGAGAAAGGGCATCCAGCGGGATTCGGCCATCGTCGGGGTGTTTATCATGCTGCATGTTGGCTTCCGTTTTTTAGGAGAGTCTTTCCTTCTCGCTCAAAGTGGGCGCGTGGACCCGTGGCAACCTTTTGCCTCCGCGGTCGGTTCCCTGTGGGCAGGGCTGGCCCCAAACACAATCTCAACCCTGGTGCATATCTCCTTCTGGATGGCGCTGGGGCTGATCCTGGCCTTCATGCCCTATTTCCCCTACTCAAAACATATTCACCTGTTTTTTGCCCCACTAAATTTTTTACTGAAACCAGAACGCCGCTCGATTGGCGAGCTTTCGGCGCTCAACTTTGAAGATGAAAGTATTGAGCAGTTTGGCGCATCCACGCTGGCAGACCTGGGCTGGGAACAGCTTATGGATGCCTACGCCTGCATCATGTGCAACCGCTGCACCGAAGTCTGCCCGGCGAATACCACCGGCAAGGTACTCTCTCCAGCGGCGCTCGAAATTAACAAGCGCTATCATTTGAATTATGACCTCGGGGCTGATCCCGTTCCTCTGACTGAATTTGCCATCTCCGAAGAAGCGGTGTGGGCCTGCACAGCCTGCGGTGCCTGTGTGGATATTTGCCCCGTGGGCAACGAGCCAATGCGCGATATTCTCGACATCCGCCGCGGGCTGGTACTGATGGAGAATAATTTCCCCGAACAATGGCAAACCGCTTTCCGCGGCATGGAGCGCACCGCCAACCCGTGGAATATTTCACCCGCCGAGCGTATGAAATGGGCCGATGGCCTGGATGTGCCGACCATCGCCGAAAACCCAAACCCCGAATATTTATGGTGGGTGGGCTGCGCTCCAGCTACCGACGCGCATGCCCAGAAAACGGCCCGCGCCTTTGCCAAAATCCTCAATCACGCTGGGGTAAACTACGCCGTGCTGGGCGAGGCCGAAACCTGTACCGGCGATTCGGCACGCCGCGCCGGGAACGAGTATCTCTTTTACGAACTGGCGCAAGGGAACGTAGCGACGTTTAACGAGATTCGCCCCAAGCGCATACTTACCACCTGCCCGCATTGCCTGCACACCATCCAAAACGAGTACCCCGCCTTTGGCGGCGAGTACGAAGTTGTGCATCATACGCAGTTGATCAATAAGTTGATGGGCGAGGGAAAACTCAAGTTAAAAGTAGAAAGTGGGAAGTTGGATGTGGGAAATCCCCAAACTTCAACTTTCAACCTCCCGCCTGCTACCATCACTTTCCACGACCCCTGCTATCTCGGACGGCAAAACGGCATCACCGAGGAACCGCGCCAGACACTCCATAGCTTATCCCTCAAATTGGTTGAGATGCCGCGCCACGGAGCGAAATCGTTCTGTTGTGGCGCGGGCGGCGCGCAGATGTGGAAAGAAGAAGAGCATGGCAGCGAAAGCGTCAACGCCAATCGTTTCCGCGAGGCCACTGCCACCCAGGCCAATGTACTGGCCGTGGGCTGCCCCTTCTGCCTGACGATGATGAGTGACGCCGCCAAAGATGCTGGCAACCCGATGCAAGTGCAAGACATCGCCGAGATCGTTGCCGCACGGCTCATACAGTAAAGGAAAGCGATTTTATGAATAGGAAACCTGATCGGCTTCTATCTTTGGATGCATTGCGCGGCTGGATTATCGCCCTCATGGCGCTCGACCATGCCAATCATTTCATCGCCCAACAACATTCCTCGGGCGAGTATTGGGGAGGTGCCTTTCCCGTCTATCAGGATACACTGGCTTTTCTGACACGCTTCATCACACACCTATCTGCCCCAGGCTTCTTCTTCCTAATGGGCACAGCCCTGCTGCTCTTCGCCCACGCCCGCAAGCAGCAGGGCTGGGGTCAATGGGCTATCATCAGGCATTTCATGCTCCGTGGCGGATTATTGATGGCACTGCAATTATTGATAATCAATCGCGCCTGGGAACTCTCTCCTTCCGGCTGGGGTTTGGACATCTATATTGGCGTGTTATTTGCATTGGGCGGCACGATGATAATGGCAAGCCTGATGCTATGGCTTAAACCGAAGTATCTCCTCGCCCTAACCGTTGTATTCTTCCTGGCAACCGAGTTGCTAACCCCCAATCCCCATCAATGGAATCAATCTTTTTCAATCACCCAGCAATTGCTATGGATCCCCGGTGGAAATCTGAATTTGTGGGTGAATTATCCCGTACTTCCTTGGCTGAAGTTGGTCACTTTCGGGATGCTCTTTGGCCACTGGATTGTGTCGAACCCCCGTCTGGCCTTCAAACGAGCGCTTTGGCTCGGGATTACGTTCCTGCTGGCCTTTGGCGCGTTGCGCGCACTTGACGGCTTTGGCAATATCCGCCCCCGCGCAGACAACACCTGGATCGCTTTCCTAAACGTGGTCAAATACCCGCCTAGTCTGACCTTTACATTGTTAACCACTGGCATCAATCTGATTATTCTGTGGCTATTGAACCAGTTTGGCGACAAACTCCGATACCTCCGCCAGCCCCTGGCCGTATTTGGACAGGTGCCACTATTATTTTACGTGAGCCATCTTTTCTTGTATGCTGCGCTGGGTCTCTGGTTCACACCCCACGGTACGAGCCTCCCGATAATGTATCTCTACTGGCTGGCTGGATTGGCAATCCTGTATCCCCTATGTCTGGGATACGGACGGTTCAAACAGCAGCAATCTGCAAATTCGATTTGGCGTTTTCTA encodes:
- the pgl gene encoding 6-phosphogluconolactonase — translated: MAIIQTYPTPDDLARAATELFVTLAQESIRDHGHFSVALAGGSTPRAMYQNLATIEFAQQVNWERVHVFWGDERCVPPDSEDSNYRMAHDAFLKVVAIPSENIHRIHGEAKPHQAAQDYQTAMRKFFAPKPTRFDLIFLGMGDDGHTASIFPGTPAVHEDEKLVMAQYVEKLGSWRITFTPALINAAANVAFLVSGEKKAYRLRQVIVGRYQPNELPAQIIRPAVGKLRWLLDEAAGIHLS
- a CDS encoding MBL fold metallo-hydrolase, which encodes MKAKLLSQSVGPWPMNTYVVICEETATSAVIDPGAEVESILALTAGTRIDKILLTHGHFDHVDALDELLETVPAPVYLHPADAEKFGLEFNTPLADGLHIPVGNLTLRAIHAPGHTPGQICFDLGDGRVISGDTIFVGGPGKTWSATEFAQTMHTMQTIAFAWPDETQFFPGHGPSGIIGQERPAFETFLARGWDENLFGDVTWA
- a CDS encoding L,D-transpeptidase — protein: MSKPYYLTPILLITFLLVSVSPAHAAESVCLPGAYPNITSDCLPSGPAQVLTDLASNGFTYPVAPIAASPPDINLTFVPSLYAQVRERNAPVYGTLEDAITGKYSTAASYIDSAFSYISYYQDTVVDGARFYEIDTNAWMTANDVIRVTPPRFQGYTFTRTPAQTFGWVLTYLSQSGYAETKRTPGDANQDYTGHQLNNHDLIWVYGAATIDESEWYLVGPDEWLPESVVARVIPNTTPPEGITTGRWMEVNLFEQTIAVYDNYELVFATLIASGSDPFWTRPGVFQIYEKLDTTPMRGSFEADRSDAYYLEDVPWTMYFDQRRALHGAYWRANLGFPQSHGCVNLAIGDARWLFDWAELGDWVYVWDPSGKTPTDPEFYGEGGA
- a CDS encoding (Fe-S)-binding protein, translating into MLTLPEKVIFTLAVVASGYSTWRGIQRVIAIISQGHGNPDWKLIPERLFATLANTLTLRPTWRLRFGVSLLHALVVWGFTYYLLVNLGDVLTAYIPNFHFLGAGLLGNIYRLLADLLSIGVLVGMASLLMRRFVFRPRVLTHAEDILLHPRARKGIQRDSAIVGVFIMLHVGFRFLGESFLLAQSGRVDPWQPFASAVGSLWAGLAPNTISTLVHISFWMALGLILAFMPYFPYSKHIHLFFAPLNFLLKPERRSIGELSALNFEDESIEQFGASTLADLGWEQLMDAYACIMCNRCTEVCPANTTGKVLSPAALEINKRYHLNYDLGADPVPLTEFAISEEAVWACTACGACVDICPVGNEPMRDILDIRRGLVLMENNFPEQWQTAFRGMERTANPWNISPAERMKWADGLDVPTIAENPNPEYLWWVGCAPATDAHAQKTARAFAKILNHAGVNYAVLGEAETCTGDSARRAGNEYLFYELAQGNVATFNEIRPKRILTTCPHCLHTIQNEYPAFGGEYEVVHHTQLINKLMGEGKLKLKVESGKLDVGNPQTSTFNLPPATITFHDPCYLGRQNGITEEPRQTLHSLSLKLVEMPRHGAKSFCCGAGGAQMWKEEEHGSESVNANRFREATATQANVLAVGCPFCLTMMSDAAKDAGNPMQVQDIAEIVAARLIQ
- a CDS encoding DUF1624 domain-containing protein, coding for MNRKPDRLLSLDALRGWIIALMALDHANHFIAQQHSSGEYWGGAFPVYQDTLAFLTRFITHLSAPGFFFLMGTALLLFAHARKQQGWGQWAIIRHFMLRGGLLMALQLLIINRAWELSPSGWGLDIYIGVLFALGGTMIMASLMLWLKPKYLLALTVVFFLATELLTPNPHQWNQSFSITQQLLWIPGGNLNLWVNYPVLPWLKLVTFGMLFGHWIVSNPRLAFKRALWLGITFLLAFGALRALDGFGNIRPRADNTWIAFLNVVKYPPSLTFTLLTTGINLIILWLLNQFGDKLRYLRQPLAVFGQVPLLFYVSHLFLYAALGLWFTPHGTSLPIMYLYWLAGLAILYPLCLGYGRFKQQQSANSIWRFL